A genome region from Erigeron canadensis isolate Cc75 chromosome 3, C_canadensis_v1, whole genome shotgun sequence includes the following:
- the LOC122592776 gene encoding uncharacterized protein LOC122592776 isoform X1 has protein sequence MAAVYSSSSTNGMVPITRAFLSSYYDKYPFSPISPDVTRLTNELQNMASLLVDNHLPQGVGLLIQEAESDPPHKMDENMWKNREHIEEIIFLLESSHWPKSLQQQSTPEDVELAQVLKQLKDKFEVASKVVESFQSKNSNNIFTTVMTYMPQDFRGTLIRQQRERSERNKQAEVDALINSGGTIRDRYALLWKQQMERRRQLSQLGSATGVYKTLVKYLVGVPQVLLDFIRQLNDDHGPMEEQRQRYGPPLYALTKMVINIRLFLSLSWLRLDDIKLQKNQISILEEAVQVYVSELERFLNFIGEVFANSPFFVTAEEAGAIEGVKNDGYSETTVAAGKSHEVSLKVESVNSYIAWDFSILQGKISTDIGFSVEHTDSNGQKTLILPYHRYESDQGNFCTIMAGNYRLVWDNSYSTFFKKALRYKVDCIPPVVEPVTSTAAEADERG, from the exons ATGGCTGCTgtttattcttcttcttcaacaaatgGAATGGTGCCAATAACTAGGGCATTTCTGTCATCTTATTATGACAAATACCCTTTTTCTCCTATTTCCCCTGACGTCACTCGCCTTACTAATGAATTGCAAAATATGGCTAGTCTTCTCGTTGATAACCATCTGCCCCAAG GGGTAGGATTATTAATACAAGAAGCAGAATCTGACCCACCACACAAAATGGATGAGAACATGTGGAAGAACCGGGAGCACATtgaagaaattatttttttgcttGAAAGTTCGCATTGGCCAAAATCT CTTCAACAGCAGTCCACTCCAGAAGACGTTGAACTTGCTCAAGTTCTTAAACAACTGAAAGATAAGTTTGAAGTCGCCTCAAAGGTGGTGGAGTCCTTCCAAtctaaaaactctaataatatcTTCACTACAG TTATGACATACATGCCACAAGATTTCCGAGGCACATTAATAAGACAACAAAGAGAGCGGTCAGAGAGAAATAAGCAAGCTGAAGTTGATGCCCTGATAAATTCTGGTGGAACCATACGTGACCGATATGCCCTTCTTTGGAAGCAACAAATGGAAAG GAGAAGGCAGTTATCCCAGCTTGGTTCTGCAACAGGTGTTTACAAGACTCTTGTGAAGTATTTAGTAGGAGTTCCACAG GTTCTTCTTGATTTTATTCGACAGCTAAATGATGATCACGg GCCCATGGAGGAACAGCGGCAGCGTTATGGACCACCTCTGTATGCCCTGACAAAAATGGTGATCAACATTCGCCTTTTCCTTTCTCTGTCTTGGTTGCGCTTGGATGATATTAAACT GCAGAAAAATCAAATATCGATCTTGGAAGAAGCAGTTCAAGTCTATGTTTCTGAATTAGAAAGATTTCTGAACTTTATCGG TGAGGTGTTCGCAAATTCTCCATTCTTTGTTACAGCAGAGGAAGCTGGTGCAATAGAAGGAGT AAAGAACGATGGCTATAGTGAAACAACTGTTGCTGCAGGGAAAAGTCATGAG GTTTCACTGAAAGTGGAGTCTGTAAACTCATACATTGCATGGGATTTCTCCATATTGCAAGGGAAAATAAGCACG GACATTGGGTTTAGTGTGGAGCACACAGATTCAAATGGACAGAAGACG CTTATCTTGCCCTACCACCGATACGAGTCAGACCAA GGCAATTTCTGTACTATCATGGCTGGTAACTACCGACTCGTATGGGACAATTCGTATTCAACATTCTTCAAAAAG GCTTTGCGATACAAGGTGGATTGTATACCACCCGTTGTGGAACCGGTAACCTCTACAGCGGCTGAAGCAGATGAAAGGGGGTAG
- the LOC122592776 gene encoding uncharacterized protein LOC122592776 isoform X2 yields the protein MAAVYSSSSTNGMVPITRAFLSSYYDKYPFSPISPDVTRLTNELQNMASLLVDNHLPQGVGLLIQEAESDPPHKMDENMWKNREHIEEIIFLLESSHWPKSLQQQSTPEDVELAQVLKQLKDKFEVASKVVESFQSKNSNNIFTTVMTYMPQDFRGTLIRQQRERSERNKQAEVDALINSGGTIRDRYALLWKQQMERRRQLSQLGSATGVYKTLVKYLVGVPQVLLDFIRQLNDDHGPMEEQRQRYGPPLYALTKMVINIRLFLSLSWLRLDDIKLQKNQISILEEAVQVYVSELERFLNFIGEVFANSPFFVTAEEAGAIEGVKNDGYSETTVAAGKSHEVSLKVESVNSYIAWDFSILQGKISTDIGFSVEHTDSNGQKTGNFCTIMAGNYRLVWDNSYSTFFKKALRYKVDCIPPVVEPVTSTAAEADERG from the exons ATGGCTGCTgtttattcttcttcttcaacaaatgGAATGGTGCCAATAACTAGGGCATTTCTGTCATCTTATTATGACAAATACCCTTTTTCTCCTATTTCCCCTGACGTCACTCGCCTTACTAATGAATTGCAAAATATGGCTAGTCTTCTCGTTGATAACCATCTGCCCCAAG GGGTAGGATTATTAATACAAGAAGCAGAATCTGACCCACCACACAAAATGGATGAGAACATGTGGAAGAACCGGGAGCACATtgaagaaattatttttttgcttGAAAGTTCGCATTGGCCAAAATCT CTTCAACAGCAGTCCACTCCAGAAGACGTTGAACTTGCTCAAGTTCTTAAACAACTGAAAGATAAGTTTGAAGTCGCCTCAAAGGTGGTGGAGTCCTTCCAAtctaaaaactctaataatatcTTCACTACAG TTATGACATACATGCCACAAGATTTCCGAGGCACATTAATAAGACAACAAAGAGAGCGGTCAGAGAGAAATAAGCAAGCTGAAGTTGATGCCCTGATAAATTCTGGTGGAACCATACGTGACCGATATGCCCTTCTTTGGAAGCAACAAATGGAAAG GAGAAGGCAGTTATCCCAGCTTGGTTCTGCAACAGGTGTTTACAAGACTCTTGTGAAGTATTTAGTAGGAGTTCCACAG GTTCTTCTTGATTTTATTCGACAGCTAAATGATGATCACGg GCCCATGGAGGAACAGCGGCAGCGTTATGGACCACCTCTGTATGCCCTGACAAAAATGGTGATCAACATTCGCCTTTTCCTTTCTCTGTCTTGGTTGCGCTTGGATGATATTAAACT GCAGAAAAATCAAATATCGATCTTGGAAGAAGCAGTTCAAGTCTATGTTTCTGAATTAGAAAGATTTCTGAACTTTATCGG TGAGGTGTTCGCAAATTCTCCATTCTTTGTTACAGCAGAGGAAGCTGGTGCAATAGAAGGAGT AAAGAACGATGGCTATAGTGAAACAACTGTTGCTGCAGGGAAAAGTCATGAG GTTTCACTGAAAGTGGAGTCTGTAAACTCATACATTGCATGGGATTTCTCCATATTGCAAGGGAAAATAAGCACG GACATTGGGTTTAGTGTGGAGCACACAGATTCAAATGGACAGAAGACG GGCAATTTCTGTACTATCATGGCTGGTAACTACCGACTCGTATGGGACAATTCGTATTCAACATTCTTCAAAAAG GCTTTGCGATACAAGGTGGATTGTATACCACCCGTTGTGGAACCGGTAACCTCTACAGCGGCTGAAGCAGATGAAAGGGGGTAG